In Mycobacteriales bacterium, a single genomic region encodes these proteins:
- the mreC gene encoding rod shape-determining protein MreC, which produces MRGSRQLRLLLVLLVLTAFTLTALDYRAGGGSAFGPVRRGVDAVFGPAQRAVGGAARSVGDALGGLPNIGTYRGDNEALKAENERLTALLAETDDLRRLEKQWNDLLKLKDYGTYTVVPARISGFGSAFGFERTVTLDAGSKDGVKVDQPVVNGQGLVGRVKRVGPFTSTIVLVTDELFTVGVVLDKRSTFGFVDGDGGEAMTLKIPQRDGKVEVGDLLLTTGSSVAVPGIPVGRVTKVAGGGGGLARSADVDPIVDLGALDVVGIVTDGPRSTPRLPIPPSPVPTPAPPRPSVTATPSATPSATPSR; this is translated from the coding sequence TTGCGGGGGTCCCGGCAGCTGCGGCTGCTGCTCGTCCTCTTGGTCCTCACCGCCTTCACGCTGACCGCGCTCGACTACCGGGCCGGTGGCGGCTCGGCCTTCGGGCCGGTCCGCCGCGGCGTCGACGCGGTCTTCGGGCCGGCGCAGCGCGCCGTGGGGGGAGCAGCGCGGTCGGTAGGCGACGCCCTGGGTGGGCTGCCCAACATCGGGACCTACCGCGGCGACAACGAGGCCCTCAAGGCGGAGAACGAGCGGCTCACGGCCCTGCTCGCCGAGACCGACGACCTGCGCCGTCTCGAGAAGCAGTGGAACGACCTGCTGAAGCTCAAGGACTACGGCACCTACACCGTGGTGCCGGCCCGCATCTCGGGCTTCGGCAGCGCCTTCGGCTTCGAGCGCACCGTGACGCTCGACGCGGGCTCCAAGGACGGCGTCAAGGTCGACCAGCCGGTGGTCAACGGCCAGGGGCTGGTCGGGCGGGTCAAGCGGGTCGGGCCCTTCACCAGCACGATCGTGCTGGTCACCGACGAGCTGTTCACCGTGGGCGTCGTGCTCGACAAGCGCAGCACCTTCGGCTTCGTCGACGGTGACGGCGGCGAGGCGATGACGCTGAAGATCCCGCAGCGCGACGGCAAGGTCGAGGTGGGCGACCTGCTGCTCACCACCGGCTCCAGCGTGGCCGTCCCCGGCATCCCGGTCGGCCGGGTCACCAAGGTGGCCGGCGGCGGGGGAGGGCTGGCCCGCAGCGCCGACGTCGACCCGATCGTCGACCTCGGCGCGCTCGACGTCGTCGGCATCGTCACCGACGGGCCGCGCTCGACGCCGCGGCTGCCGATCCCGCCGTCGCCGGTGCCGACGCCCGCTCCGCCCCGACCCTCGGTGACCGCCACCCCGAGCGCCACGCCGAGCGCCACCCCCTCGCGGTGA
- the mreD gene encoding rod shape-determining protein MreD, producing MTPTRFLLGAATVLTALLLQTTVVTRLPLPGVEPDLLLVLVVAFALAEGPLSGMTTGFVAGLLSDLLSTHEVGRLALAYALAGYVAGMLRDDADRSALLPFGAVALGGMTALLAFAAEGVLLGDTRITWGATALGLASSVPYDVVLTPFVVPVVGALVRRLDVDPLRR from the coding sequence GTGACGCCCACCCGGTTCCTGCTCGGCGCCGCCACCGTCCTCACCGCCCTGCTCCTGCAGACCACCGTCGTCACGCGGCTGCCGCTGCCGGGCGTCGAGCCCGACCTGCTGCTCGTGCTCGTCGTCGCCTTCGCGCTCGCCGAGGGGCCGCTGTCGGGCATGACGACAGGCTTCGTCGCCGGGCTGCTCAGCGATCTGCTGTCGACCCACGAGGTCGGCCGGCTGGCACTTGCCTACGCCCTCGCCGGCTACGTCGCCGGGATGCTGCGCGACGACGCCGACCGCTCCGCGCTGCTGCCCTTCGGGGCGGTCGCGCTCGGCGGCATGACGGCCCTGCTCGCCTTCGCCGCGGAGGGCGTCCTGCTCGGCGACACCCGCATCACCTGGGGCGCGACAGCACTCGGCCTGGCGAGCTCGGTCCCGTACGATGTGGTCCTGACGCCGTTCGTGGTCCCCGTCGTCGGGGCCCTCGTCCGCAGGCTCGACGTGGACCCGCTCCGGCGTTGA